TCATCATGACGATGCTACGCAACAGTTCTTCCGGTAGTTTGGTATGTTCACGCAGCGGCCAGGCGACATTATCAAACACGTTCAAATCGGTGAATAACGCACCGGACTGAAACAACATGCTCATTTTCTTGCGCGCGTTGTACAACTCACTGCGCGACAACGTCGGGATATTCTCACCATCAAACCAGATTTCGCCGCTGTCTGGCGGTAGCTGTCCGCCAATCAGGCGCAACAGCGTGGTTTTACCGATGCCGGAAGGCCCCATGATCGCGGTGACCTTGCCTTTAGGCACATTCAGCGTGATGTCCGTAAAAATCTCTCGCTCTCCGCGCCGAAAGCTAAGACCACGGATCTCGACCAGATTAGTTGCCTCATGGTTCATTATTTCCATTCCTTACCCATCAGTACGCTCATACAGAGGTCTTTCACTCCAGCCTAACGGCTGCCTTTCATCAAGGTGCGAGTTTTACAAAAACTTACCGTAAGTTCTTGTCCAAAATGGCGGCACAAATCGTTACTGGGTTTTACTTATCGCGACAGGTTTTACTTTTTCGCCAAGCACCGTCAGAATTAGCACTCATCACAGAACATGCTTTTTGTGCGAAAATTGTCCAGAAATACTGACTTATTCGACAACAGGCCAGTGATTATATCCTATTAAAGGACGCTGCATGCTTTTTGCAACACTACTCTTGTTCGTTGGTTTGCTATTACTGGTTTACGGTGCCGATCGTCTTGTCTATGGTGCCGCCGTGCTTGCGCGTTCTCTTGGCTTACCGCCTTTCGTTATCGGCATCACCATTGTCGGCTTCGGCACTTCGCTACCCGAGCTGATCGTTTCGGTTACCGCCGCGTTGAACGCTCAGAACGATATGGCCGTCGGTAATGTTCTGGGTTCCAATATCACCAATATTTTACTCATTCTCGGCAGCGCGGCACTCATTCGCCCGCTAACGGTACATTCAGCCATCCTGCGCCGGGAATTGCCGCTCATGTTGTCCGTCACTTTATTGTGTGGCGTTTTACTGCATGATAGCTACCTGAGCCGCACCGACGGCATCATGCTGCTCTTTGCCGCCATTCTGTGTCTGGTGTTGATACTTCGCATGGCACAACAGGCACAGCGGGAAGGCGGCGATAGCCTGACGCGCGAACAGCTGGCGGAACTCCCGCAGGATGACAGCAGCCAGATGGTCGCGGTGCTGTGGTTGATTCTCGGCATGATTATTTTACCCATGGCCGCTCGTATGGTGGTGGATAACGCGACCGTCATTGCACGCTACTTCGATGTCAGTGAGTTGACTATCGGGCTGACCATATTGGCGATTGGCACCAGCCTGCCTGAGCTTGCTACCGCCATCGTCGGGACGTTGAAGAAAGAAGATGATATTGCGCTGGGTAACCTGATTGGCTCGAACATTTTTAATATTGCGATTGTGCTGGGCGTGCCTGCTCTGCTCTCGCCGGGCGCACTGAACCCTCAGGCTTTTCAGCGCGACTATTGGGTCATGCTGGCGGCGAGCGTGCTGTTAACCGCACTGTGCCTCAGCAAAAAACGCCGTATAGGACAGGGCGCAGGCGCATTATTATGCTGCGCGTTCATCGCCTATCTGACGGCTCTGTTTTGCTTTTCATAAGAAGTTTTGTTTTTCATAAGACGCTCTGTTTTTCATCATAATCAGGACTATTGGTATGTCACAGTTTGAACAAGATGCTCATCTAAAACAGCAGTCTGACCGTGCACTATCCGATCATGCACTACGAGCCGATCATGGCTCACAAACCGGCCATAGGTTACAAAAGGCTCATGAACTACCAGCAGATTTCGATTTCCAGCAAGCGGGCAAGCAGGTACTGAGTATCGAGCGCGATGGGCTTGCGCAATTAGACCAGTACATTGATGACAACTTTACCCTCGCCTGCAAAAAGATATTCGATTGTCAGGGCAAAGTGGTGGTGATGGGAATGGGCAAATCCGGCCACATCGGCTGTAAAATTGCCGCGACCTTCGCCAGCACCGGTACGCCTGCTTTTTTTGTTCATCCGGGCGAAGCCAGCCACGGTGATCTCGGCATGGTGACACCGCACGATATCGTGATCGCCATTTCCAACTCTGGCGAGTCCCATGAAATTCTGTCGCTGATTCCGGTTCTGAAACGCCAGAAAGTGTTCCTGATCTGCATGACCAGCGCACCAGAAAGTACGATGGGCAAGGCCGCAGATATTCACCTGTGCGTTCACGTCCCGCAGGAAGCCTGCCCGCTCGGCCTGGCACCCACCACCAGCACCACCGCAACGCTGGTCATGGGAGACGCGCTGGCGGTGGCGTTGTTACAGGCGCGCGGCTTTACTGCCGAAGATTTCGCCCTTTCTCACCCCGGCGGCGCACTCGGCCGCAAACTTTTACTGCGCGTCAGCGATATCATGCATTCGGGCGATGAGATTCCCCATGTCCCACACGATGCCTCGCTGCGTGATGCGCTGGTGGAAATTACGCGCAAAAA
The nucleotide sequence above comes from Pectobacterium brasiliense. Encoded proteins:
- a CDS encoding calcium/sodium antiporter; this encodes MLFATLLLFVGLLLLVYGADRLVYGAAVLARSLGLPPFVIGITIVGFGTSLPELIVSVTAALNAQNDMAVGNVLGSNITNILLILGSAALIRPLTVHSAILRRELPLMLSVTLLCGVLLHDSYLSRTDGIMLLFAAILCLVLILRMAQQAQREGGDSLTREQLAELPQDDSSQMVAVLWLILGMIILPMAARMVVDNATVIARYFDVSELTIGLTILAIGTSLPELATAIVGTLKKEDDIALGNLIGSNIFNIAIVLGVPALLSPGALNPQAFQRDYWVMLAASVLLTALCLSKKRRIGQGAGALLCCAFIAYLTALFCFS
- the kdsD gene encoding arabinose-5-phosphate isomerase KdsD, whose protein sequence is MSQFEQDAHLKQQSDRALSDHALRADHGSQTGHRLQKAHELPADFDFQQAGKQVLSIERDGLAQLDQYIDDNFTLACKKIFDCQGKVVVMGMGKSGHIGCKIAATFASTGTPAFFVHPGEASHGDLGMVTPHDIVIAISNSGESHEILSLIPVLKRQKVFLICMTSAPESTMGKAADIHLCVHVPQEACPLGLAPTTSTTATLVMGDALAVALLQARGFTAEDFALSHPGGALGRKLLLRVSDIMHSGDEIPHVPHDASLRDALVEITRKNLGMTVICEADMKIQGIFTDGDLRRIFDMNIDLNSARIADVMTAGGIRVAPQTLAVDALNLMQSRHITSVLVAENDRLVGIVHMHDMLRAGVV